The window gtgatggctggactatggagagatcatgagtttgctaaggagttgttaaaacttacctgattagagtttccttttctttctccttaatgctatgatgaagttgagattgtaattgagtctattccgcactttgttatgttttattgttggagtattatctgtttactattgctagagtagtttcattcttcttattgagttattatactgcgtggttgagtgattatatgttccagccacctgtggctgagtatatattatttgtattgttgatttggtcaccggtacagaggagactctgccgaaatttttcggtagggatttctcgtagttaagtagcgtaccggttaagttgagttagtagttaagtagcgtccacccttagagagtagtagtagtagtaagaagggtggtctttacaaTATTAACATCTTATATTTTAACCATCGCATCATCTCGAGAGGACAATTAATATTTCATTTGtggtggcaaaagatgaatacgcttgCCTTCCTTCCGCTAACCCGTCCCAAgaccaatacggaggaggtaaatcacgggcgactactagcctttggaatagtgactagcacataagggagatatttatctcggttttgctgagattcgaaccctagacctcatgatgacaacacctcatgcgctagtcatTAGATCCATTGAGGAGACAACTAATATTTCATTTGTGGTGGCAAAAAGTGAATATACTcgtccccagcgcccccgtcaattTATTACAGGATCAATACGGagaagataaatcacggacgactattaatttttgaaataatgatTAACATTGAATGTGTTCAATTCTTAATAAATACTTCCATTTTTCTATTATAAGTTTAGAGTGCCTGATCAGTTGCGTAAGAAGAGGAGGTCTAGTGGATCTTATCACTTCGTCAGGGCTATCTTCTTTCGCTAGTTGAGAGGTCTCGTCGATCTTATCACTTGGTCAGGCTATCTTCTGTAGCAATTGCTCGATCTAATGTAGTTCGCCTTGGTCTTCCCTAGTCCAATTGAGTCTCCTTAACTGGCGAAAGAAATCTTtacttaatttttattattttttaaaagcacCAAGAACAACTCATTCTCAAAGGTACACTTCTCTATCTAAAGCAAGTTGATATTTGGTTCTCCCAACGGATGCACAGATGCCCTATCACAGTCTCATGATCTAATCACAAGTCCTAATGAAATCTTGGCATCTGTTCCTTATCTGAATTCTTTCTTTTTCACCCAccaatttttcctttcctttccacCCACCTTCTGTCAGTGGTTCCATGACTTATCAATCACAGGAGTCCTTGTTCATCTCGAGTTAGAATTAGTACCGGCAAAACAGAGCCACCacacagaagaagaaaaaaaacacaagTAAATATAAAGAATTTAACTGTCTGTATGaataattttgtaattaattttacGATTCTAAACAGCTGGTTCTTCTGGTTCTTCTGCAATGGTGGTCTCAGGGAAACAGAGTGGAAGCAGGTTGTCACTTCTTGATTTAATACCTTGATGGATTATAAAGCAAACAGTGGCATTGATAGTACACATACGGATTTATCAGAGACGCATTTATTTTATGAGACTCGAAAttttacttaatcaaataagtaaaaaaataaaaagttgagTGAGCAGTAAACCGTTTCGTGTTCAACTGGAGGAAAAGACTTGAACCGGAGGGTGCCCGATTTCAATTTTCCAGTGGAATTTTCAAAACATTACTAAAAGTTGCactgaataaataaataaatatatatatatatttaaaataaaaggtATAATTCACAAGTGATTGAGCAAGACCTAACCTCTGCTGATCTTCAGGACGACAGCAACGGGCTGTAACTTTCATGTAATATTGTAATGGCATAGCAGAGCACAATGATCACAATGATCACATCGTTAGTAGATTTAAGGCACACATCAATCACCACCAGAAGAATCCAAAGTATTCAAAAAGTCAGTGCCATTATTGAAGATCCTACAGTACTAATCAACCATTTAACGGCCAACCCGAATAGCAAATGAACAGTCCTCTTTAGCTCAAAACAAAAGGATCTTTCAAGCATTTTGTGCCAAACAAATCATGAAATAAGGTACTTAACAAGAAACTGTTTCAAAAACAACAAGTCTCTCATCGGTGACTTGGAAATCCTGTGAAAAAAAGGGAGGAAAAGCAGTTGGGTTCAGGGTTCCTTCAAAGTTCTTTACTTGACAGTTTCAGCTTGGAGAATAGAGAGAAGATAAACATCTCCAGGAAGCAGAATCGTATGTTCTTCTATTTGATAACCTCAAAAGTGAAGTGCTAACAAAAGAAAGGGACAGTGAAAGAGCATGCAGCTAATTGGCCAGAGTCATCAATTGCAAAAGCTATCCATCCTATTCCTACAAGCAGTCATTACTACAAATACATCACTGAAAAATGGATCTATCTGCTCGTATTGTATTGTATCGCGAATGGAAGCATCCCATCGACTCAAACTGGATCAAAGGTTTCTTTTTCAAAACGAGCTCCTCAGGACAAACCTACACATAGAAATGGCAAATTCCTTCTTCCTGCTAGTATTTCTACCAAAATTAAAACTCACAAGATCTTAACAAAAGGTGGTGCATCTTCCCTTGGTCCATCCAAGGAACGATATAAGTACAACTTCTCGATTGCATCAGTATCAAGGTCCTGCGACCATTCCCTGATTACTTCAACCACCAAGTGAGGAAGGCTCCGAGCCACTTCCTTGCAGCCTGCCGAAGATAGCTTGCACGCAGACATCCACACAAATCTCATGTTGTAAAAATGGTGGATCCCTGAGAGGAGACCTGCATCACCAAAAGGGCTGTCCCTGATCTCAAGCTTCTGCAAATTTGGACATCCTTCGAGAATATATTTCAAACTCAAGTCGGTGTTCCCAGCAAATGCCACGGAGAGGGTGCGGACTGACTTCCCATGATTTGCAATGTACTCAAATACCCTATCAGTGAGGAGGCCAGAAACAGCAAGCCTAGTTAGCTTCTTGCAATTCATGACAATAGCCCCAAAACCTTCATCCATGGGTTCTCCAGTGATCTGGTCAGGACGGCAGCGCCCCATGATGCAAAGGCGAAAAACAACCAGATCGGGGCAATTCTTGGACATGGCCATGACAGCCACATTCGTCATGCGTTGACAGAAGTACAGAATTGAGCGAAGCTTAGGACAGCCCTCAGAGATTGCCACAAGGCCAGAGTCGGACACAGAGCCCTCAGAGTCCTCAGAGGCATCGAAAGGGAACACCCTTAGCTCGGAGAGATTCTTACAGCTCTTGGCCACTGCTTGGAGACCGTCGTCACCAATGGTGTCGAGAACCTAATGAGCAAATAGCAAATCAGTTGCATAACCAACACTAGAGTTGAATTCAACAAACAAGAACACTGGAATACCCAGAAGGTGTGGAGATTGTGGCATTGGAAAATGACTGGCCTGAGCTGCTCTGCAGTAATCATGGCATAGCTCAAGTTGAGGGATACAAGGTTTGCGCAAACAGGGAAGATGGCTGGAAGGTACTCATGCTCTAGCATACGGAATCCCGAGAGGCAAACGAGGGACTTGGAGGCAGCGTAAGTGGACTCGAGATCCGCGACGTCGAGGTCTGGTGCGCCGGCGGCCCCGGGAACCGAGTGGAAGGAGCCAGTGCCGAGCTGTGTTAGCTGTGGCGCGCGCTCCATCAGACGGCGGAGTTGGTGGATGGAGACGTGCTGATTGACCCGGAGGCGGCGGAGGGAGCGCGAGCGGACGACGAGCGCCTCCAAGGCGGCGAAGTTGACCGGGCAATTCACGCATTCGAATGAGAGTGACTCGAGGCAGGCGGTTGCCTCGGGGAACTTCGAAATCCAATCCGCCACCTGCTCGTCCTCGTCCTCCACATCGTTCTCGATCAGATCTAACACTCTCAGATTCCTACAGAGAACTGACAGTAGTCAATCGATTGCCCACAAATTCTAGGTGCAGAATTAGGGTTGGAGGGTAGAATGTcgagagaagaggagagaaatcgAACCTGCAAAGCTCGGCGATGGTGGCCAGGCCGGGGGTGCCGAATCCGTCGCAGCAGATGAGGGTGAGATCGCGGAAGGAAGGGAAGGAGCGGGCGAGGAGAGCGAGATCAGCGTCAGAGACGGTCATGCGCTTGAGGCAGACCCGCTCAAGCCATGGGTAAGCGGGAGCCATGGCAGCGACCCAGGGCGAGAAGCGGGCACCCCACCCCGGGGGAACGAGGTTGAAGTCGGCGAAGCGGGGGCGGCCCTTGAGGACGAGAGCCCGGGCTGCGCGGAACCGCGTTATAGCCCGGGCCGGCGACACCGCGTAGCAGTTGCCAATGAAGACCTCGCGCCGGGTCTGCGCCTCCGCCCGGTACCACGACCTACACACCAGAGACGCCGCGTTCCGGTCGCGCCGGTACTCCAGGAACTCCAGCACGTTCTCGATCACATTCTCCAGTACCTGGTCGGAGAAGGGCGGAGGCTGGTCTGCCCGCTCCTCGCCGCCTCGCACTCTCCCCATCTTCGACAACGAAGAAGCTGAACCAGAgcttccgccgccgccgccgccgccgccaccgctGCGAGTAGGCGACAGCTTCTGCttctcttcatccttctcctcgccATCCCCGCCCTCGGTCATCTGAAATCACTCACAGGATCccactaatgcataaaaatccaATTTTTATGTAACTATTGACAGCACAATAACCGCGAAGGAAGAAATCTAGAGCACAAACAAGCACAGAATCACCAAAAATAGCAAAGCAGGAGATCAGAGGAACTGGAGAACACAAGGGGGAAATAAAACCAAACAAACAAGCGCTCGCTCCTCTCTCTCTGCTCTCTCTCTCATGTGAGGTGCGAGTTTTTTGACCGAAGCCAGACCTGAATTCACAATCACAGGCAGATAGGCAATGGGCGTCTCTCAACAGCGATCTACTTTGGATTTGTTTATCCATCAATCTGCAGACGGACCAAAAAACAACGCCCACTTGTTGCTTGGCTGCTCCTCCTCGTGTTTGTTAAAGCGAGCACCTTGCGACCGTACACAACTCCACCCTGTTTACTCTTCAGTTGCACCTGATCACCGTAGCAAAGGAGAGTGGATGCAGCGTGGACTGTGGACGAGGAATAAATCTAAACACTAAAAATTTTTAACGTCCTTTGTTTTTCAGATGACCCATTTCTTGTTTACGTATTAAGATTCACGTTGTCTCCCTGGCTATTTCAGTTAATTATAAATTTGAGGCGCATGGATTCGAGGGCTTCGGACAATCTTTTTAGCATCTTTGCTTGCATCTTTCAACACTCAGAAAAATCTTAATAGACATGGCACGTAAATCCTCAAATGTTAGCTAGATTCTGGTTC is drawn from Zingiber officinale cultivar Zhangliang chromosome 1B, Zo_v1.1, whole genome shotgun sequence and contains these coding sequences:
- the LOC121986193 gene encoding transport inhibitor response 1-like protein, with amino-acid sequence MTEGGDGEEKDEEKQKLSPTRSGGGGGGGGGSSGSASSLSKMGRVRGGEERADQPPPFSDQVLENVIENVLEFLEYRRDRNAASLVCRSWYRAEAQTRREVFIGNCYAVSPARAITRFRAARALVLKGRPRFADFNLVPPGWGARFSPWVAAMAPAYPWLERVCLKRMTVSDADLALLARSFPSFRDLTLICCDGFGTPGLATIAELCRNLRVLDLIENDVEDEDEQVADWISKFPEATACLESLSFECVNCPVNFAALEALVVRSRSLRRLRVNQHVSIHQLRRLMERAPQLTQLGTGSFHSVPGAAGAPDLDVADLESTYAASKSLVCLSGFRMLEHEYLPAIFPVCANLVSLNLSYAMITAEQLRPVIFQCHNLHTFWVLDTIGDDGLQAVAKSCKNLSELRVFPFDASEDSEGSVSDSGLVAISEGCPKLRSILYFCQRMTNVAVMAMSKNCPDLVVFRLCIMGRCRPDQITGEPMDEGFGAIVMNCKKLTRLAVSGLLTDRVFEYIANHGKSVRTLSVAFAGNTDLSLKYILEGCPNLQKLEIRDSPFGDAGLLSGIHHFYNMRFVWMSACKLSSAGCKEVARSLPHLVVEVIREWSQDLDTDAIEKLYLYRSLDGPREDAPPFVKIL